The Ranitomeya variabilis isolate aRanVar5 chromosome 7, aRanVar5.hap1, whole genome shotgun sequence genome includes a window with the following:
- the LOC143785079 gene encoding uncharacterized protein LOC143785079, with protein sequence MSDSNAGSSFRHNPRKRVCRFTSDEIMRMLEESDSEHEDEPYVASDNENYVPKVDVTEEDSDIEQEMVIEHENEYESDESVEDDSVPQSAGDIWTAKDETQWCSNPLPNAQTKSRNVLRQRGGPAAISNLYTAKELFKSIMTPEMCDIILRETNRKAKRVCDAYNNELVQRFPDSSKRPPQKTFKQFTETELHAFLGILIAAGPSSEYPYWRKLDVILYYGNKGGCMRSGDGNANWTWWGYSHNRRGTALLEYAKDLRQE encoded by the exons atgagtgatagtaatgctggatctagtttccgccataatccaagaaaacgtgtttgcag atttacgtctgacgaaataatgcgaatgctagaagaatctgattctgagcatgaggatgaaccatatgttgcatctgataatgaaaactatgtaccaaaagtggatgttactgaagaagattcagacattgaacaagaaatggtcatagagcatgaaaatgaatacgaatcagacgaaagtgttgaggatgattctgtgcctcaaagtgcaggcgacatttggactgctaaggatgaaactcaatggtgcagtaatccactgccaaatgcacaaacaaaatctcgtaatgtcctacgacaaagaggtggccctgcagcaatcagcaacctatatacagcaaaagagctattcaagtccatcatgactcccgagatgtgtgacatcatattacgggaaacgaatcgaaaggccaagagagtttgtgatgcttacaacaacgaactggtacaacgttttcctgattcttccaaacggccaccacaaaaaacattcaagcaatttactgaaactgaacttcatgcatttttgggcatactgattgctgctg gaccttcatcagaatatccTTATTGGAGAAAACTGGATGTCATATTATATTATGGGAATAAAGGCGGCTGTATGCGGTCTGGTGATGGTAATGCCAACTGGACCTGGTGGGGCTATTCACATAACAGGAGAGGAACAGCGCTACTTGAATATGCAAAAGACTTGCGACAGGAATAG